A region of the Polynucleobacter asymbioticus genome:
CACGCCCTGGGACACGAAATTGAAATGCTCGATGCCTTTGATGAAACTGTTGGCCATGCGGGTTGTATTATTCGTGACCCATCCGGCACGCTGCATGGTGGCTGGGATCCTCGCAGCGATGGCGCTGTTAGCGCGTTTTAGTAATAAACAATTTGGGTACGCGCAGATCCCAGTGAATAGCAGCTGCGCGTAATCCAAAAATAGCGAGCATACAAATCACTGATCCCTCAAGCGTGAACTCAGGGAAGAAATTGAGAATCAGGATATAGATACAGCAACCCAATGTGACAGGAATTGCATACAGCTCATGCGACATCAATAAAGTTTTTCTACCAGCCAAGATGTCACGCAGTAAGCCGCCGCCAATCGCAGTGACAACCCCCAAGATTACTGGTGCAACTGGCAAGCCAAAGCCCAGGCTCCAAGCCTTATCGGCCCCCTGAATTCCAAACAAGGCAGCGCCAAGGCCGTCGATATACAGCATCCATCGATAAATCTGAGGTTGCGTAAAAAAAGATTCGGCTACAAAAGTCACTATGCATGCGCCCAATGCCACCCAAATATAAATCTGAGCAATCGACCAAAAAGCGGGCACTTCTAAAATGATGTCTCTCAGAGTTCCGCCGCCAATGGCGGTAATCACACCCAATACCAGCACACCAAAAAGATCAACGCCGCGATCGGCAATAGCCAGCACCCCAGTCACTGCAAAAGCGACTGTGGCAATCATTCCAATCCAGAAGTTGATTTGATCCATGGCATCTAGTCTAAATCACCGACTCCGGCCAATCAATGAAGCCCTGAATATACTGAGGGTAATGACATCAAGGAATCTTTATGAATACTCAGCTTTATAGTTTTTGGCGTAGCTCAGCAGCCTTTCGGGTGCGCATTGCGCTTAACTTAAAAGACATGGAATATGAAGTTATCCCAGTACACCTTCTCAAAGAGGGTGGCGGACAACGCGCCCCTGAATATGCAAGGAAGAATCCCAATCGTTTAGTACCGCTTTATACCGATGGCACTCACACCATCCACCAATCGCTTGCCATCATCGAATACCTTGATGAGATTCAAGCAAATCCGCCGCTATTACCTCAGTCTGCAATTGATCGAGCATGGGTTCGCGCAGTAGCAATGGACATTGCAATTGAAATTCATCCGCTGAATAATTTGAGAGTGTTGCGCTACCTCATGAAAACCTTAGGCGTGAGTGCAGAGGCAAAAGATGCCTGGAGTCAACATTGGATGACTGTAGGTTTAGATAGCCTAGAAAAACAATTAAGTGCAGATAAGAGAGTGGGCCGTTTTGCTTATGGTGATCAACCCGGCTTGATTGATATTTTCTTGGTGCCACAAATATTTAATGCACTCAGTGTAAAGATGGATATGAAAGCCTATCCAACGCTGATGAAGATATTTAATGAATGCATGCAGCTACCAGCATTTATTAATGCCTCTTGGGAAAATCAAATCGATGCGGAAGGTTCAAATCCTCCCCCACCATCAGATCAATAGTGCAGCGAAGGTCAGGAGATCTTTTTCAGGGTTTGCTGATATCGCTGCGCATTTTTGACATAACGACCAGCGATATCTTCAATGCCTGCAATCTGCTCTGGTGTCAGCGTTTTGACTGCCTTAGCAGGCGAACCCAAAATCATCGAACCATCAGGAAATTCTTTGCCTTCTGTGACTAATGCGCCAGCCCCAACTAAACAGTTCTTACCAATTTTGGCGCCATTCAAAATGACCGCCCCAATGCCAATCAAACTACCATCGCCAATTTGACAGCCGTGAAGCATCACTTGATGTCCAACAGTAACTTGCTTACCAATAATGAGGGGATAGCCAGGGTCAGTGTGCAGAATTGAGGCATCTTGCACATTACTACTCTCGCCAATTTGAATCAGGTCGTTATCGCCACGGATAACCACCTTAGGCCAGACACTCGCGTTCGCATGAAGCTCAACCCGACCGATTACTTCTGCGCTCTCGGCAACCCAAGCTCCCTCCGCTAAGCGGGGAGCATTTCCATCTAGTTCAAATATAGCCATGACTCATTATAGGTAACGGCTATATTTAGGAAAGCTTACCAATTAGGCTCACGATCAGGCGTGGAAGAAATGCGGTGAATACTCAAATCTGCCCCTTCAAACTCTTCCTCTTGTGACATCCGGATACCTAAAGCCGCCTTGAGCAGTCCATAGACCACAAAGCCACTAATCAAGGCAATGGCTACTCCTAAGCCACTACCAATGAGTTGTCCCAAGAAAGTCACGCCGCCAATACCACCAAGCGCTTTTGTTCCAAAGATACCGGCAGCCAATCCACCCCACAAACCACAGAGACCATGTAGCGGCCACACACCCAACACATCGTCAATCTTCCAGCGGTTTTGCACTAAGGTAAACATGTACACAAACAGGGCGCCAGCGATTAAGCCCACCACCAATGCGCCCATAGGGTGCATCAAATCTGAGCCAGCGCAAACTGCCACCAAGCCAGCTAAAGGGCCGTTATATGTAAAGCCAGGATCGTTACGACCGATAATCCATGCAGCCAAAGTTCCGCCAACCATCGCCATCAAAGAATTCATAGCTACCAAGCCACTGACCTTATCGATAGTCTGTGCACTCATAACGTTAAATCCAAACCAACCTACCGCCAGAATCCAAGCACCCAATGCCAAGAAGGGAATGCTTGAAGGAGGATGGGCTGCAACGTTGCCATCTTTGGTGTAACGACCACGACGTGCACCTAACAGGATGATTGCTGGTAACGCAATCCAACCACCCACTGCATGGACAACAATCGAACCCGCAAAGTCATGGAACTCTTCACCAGTCAGTGACTTGATCCATGCCTGGATGCCGTAATGTTGATTCCAGGCGATGCCCTCAAAGAAGGGGTAAATGAAGCCTACCAAAATAAAGGTAGCAATCAATTGAGGGTTGAACTTCGCGCGCTCAGCAATACCGCCAGAAATAATGGCAGGGATAGCAGCAGCAAAGGTCAGCAAGAAAAAGAACTTAACGAGTTCATAGCCATTTTTCTCAGCCAATAGCTCAGCACCAGAGAAAAAGTCGACGCCGTAGGCAATGCTGTAGCCAATGAAGAAATAGGCAATAGTAGACACTGCAAAGTCGACCAAGATTTTCACTAAGGCATTGACTTGGTTCTTTTTGCGAACAGTGCCTAGCTCAAGAAATGCAAACCCCGCGTGCATGGCTAAAACCATGATGGCACCGAGCAAAATAAACAAGACATCGCTGCCTGATTTCAAAGTTTCCACTGAATAACTCCCCATATTTTTTGCATCATTATGGGGAATTTAGAGGTGGATGCCCAGCAATAATGCACTTATTTAGTGCAATTTAATGCCCTCAACATGGTTTATTATGAAATTTACATACACCCAAGGGAGAACCCATGAAAAAAGTTTTAGTTCTATTAGCCGCTCTCGGCGCATTTTCTGGCTTAGCCCAGGCCCAAGAAAAAGTGCAAGTTTTGAGCACTCAAGAGCTTGTCAATGTCTGCAAATTACCTGCGAGCCCAGAGTCACGCAGCTTTTGTGTAGGCTATACAACTGCGATTTACGACACTTATTTAGCAACACGTCACCCACAACGTGCCAAGGCATACATTTGCGTAAAGCAACCAGCACCGTCACGTGACGAAGTAATTGGTGACTTTGTAAAATTTGCTCAAACCAATCAACAGACTGCTGAGAAACCAGCGGCAGGTGTTTTCTTGGGCTTCTTGGCATCACGTTTTCCTTGCGCCAAAAAATAACAAAAGATATTTAGCCAATTCAATTTATATATAAGGAACAGCTGACATGAAAAAAATTATCGCTATTACTGCTGCAACTCTAGCAATCGCAGGTTGCTCCAACATGAGCAATACAGAACAACGTACTTTATCCGGTGCTGGTATCGGCGCAGCTGCTGGTGCAGTGGGTACAGCCATTTTCCACGGCAACCCAATCTGGGGTGCAGTTGGTGGCGCAGCAGTTGGCGCAGCATCTGGTTATGTATACGATGCCTATAAAAAAGATCAGGCTGCTGAGTACAACTCTGGATACAATGCGGGCAAAAATAATCAACCTGCTAAAGCTCCTCAGTAATACTGGGGTAGCTGTACAAGCTAGATAAGTTCTAGTTGCAGCAAAACAAAAAACCCGACTTGCATGACGCAGGTCGGGTTTTCCTTTTTAAGTCTTGTTGATTAAGAAAGTAGTAACTGATTAATGCGCTTTACATATGCAGCCGGATCATTCAACTGGCCGCCTTCAGCCAAGAGCGCCTGATCAAATAAAACCTGAGTCCATTCATCAAAGTGCAGATCATCCGACTTCAGTTTGAGGAGCA
Encoded here:
- the maiA gene encoding maleylacetoacetate isomerase — translated: MNTQLYSFWRSSAAFRVRIALNLKDMEYEVIPVHLLKEGGGQRAPEYARKNPNRLVPLYTDGTHTIHQSLAIIEYLDEIQANPPLLPQSAIDRAWVRAVAMDIAIEIHPLNNLRVLRYLMKTLGVSAEAKDAWSQHWMTVGLDSLEKQLSADKRVGRFAYGDQPGLIDIFLVPQIFNALSVKMDMKAYPTLMKIFNECMQLPAFINASWENQIDAEGSNPPPPSDQ
- a CDS encoding gamma carbonic anhydrase family protein, with translation MAIFELDGNAPRLAEGAWVAESAEVIGRVELHANASVWPKVVIRGDNDLIQIGESSNVQDASILHTDPGYPLIIGKQVTVGHQVMLHGCQIGDGSLIGIGAVILNGAKIGKNCLVGAGALVTEGKEFPDGSMILGSPAKAVKTLTPEQIAGIEDIAGRYVKNAQRYQQTLKKIS
- a CDS encoding glycine zipper domain-containing protein codes for the protein MKKIIAITAATLAIAGCSNMSNTEQRTLSGAGIGAAAGAVGTAIFHGNPIWGAVGGAAVGAASGYVYDAYKKDQAAEYNSGYNAGKNNQPAKAPQ
- a CDS encoding Rap1a/Tai family immunity protein; its protein translation is MKKVLVLLAALGAFSGLAQAQEKVQVLSTQELVNVCKLPASPESRSFCVGYTTAIYDTYLATRHPQRAKAYICVKQPAPSRDEVIGDFVKFAQTNQQTAEKPAAGVFLGFLASRFPCAKK
- a CDS encoding ammonium transporter, with translation MGSYSVETLKSGSDVLFILLGAIMVLAMHAGFAFLELGTVRKKNQVNALVKILVDFAVSTIAYFFIGYSIAYGVDFFSGAELLAEKNGYELVKFFFLLTFAAAIPAIISGGIAERAKFNPQLIATFILVGFIYPFFEGIAWNQHYGIQAWIKSLTGEEFHDFAGSIVVHAVGGWIALPAIILLGARRGRYTKDGNVAAHPPSSIPFLALGAWILAVGWFGFNVMSAQTIDKVSGLVAMNSLMAMVGGTLAAWIIGRNDPGFTYNGPLAGLVAVCAGSDLMHPMGALVVGLIAGALFVYMFTLVQNRWKIDDVLGVWPLHGLCGLWGGLAAGIFGTKALGGIGGVTFLGQLIGSGLGVAIALISGFVVYGLLKAALGIRMSQEEEFEGADLSIHRISSTPDREPNW
- a CDS encoding trimeric intracellular cation channel family protein, coding for MDQINFWIGMIATVAFAVTGVLAIADRGVDLFGVLVLGVITAIGGGTLRDIILEVPAFWSIAQIYIWVALGACIVTFVAESFFTQPQIYRWMLYIDGLGAALFGIQGADKAWSLGFGLPVAPVILGVVTAIGGGLLRDILAGRKTLLMSHELYAIPVTLGCCIYILILNFFPEFTLEGSVICMLAIFGLRAAAIHWDLRVPKLFITKTR